A window of the Cicer arietinum cultivar CDC Frontier isolate Library 1 chromosome 6, Cicar.CDCFrontier_v2.0, whole genome shotgun sequence genome harbors these coding sequences:
- the LOC101506989 gene encoding uncharacterized protein isoform X3, translating into MEPTCAACAMEWSIQLEKGLRSSKPGVPVKAILQMGPHLQHWSRELESGIVSNAMFDLVPGEDELFANAILLRLADAFRGGNKEIRLSVVRVFLIEQKHHNNRKHKQCKGLLSMARVANHLELLKRVKSVFNDGDSVSKALALILFGCWADFANDNAQIRYLILSSLVSPHYCEVRASLFATGCFCEISDDFACITLEMLFNMMNSPAVSLPIKSAAARVFAKFKCSYSVAKKAYKIGLELISSSSNEDILVIMLLSLSKLASVSTLLTSNHVEFLISFQERQLTSHVQETTLRCIHFLSRNNPSLKLYCNTSFEVPDGNGVELTPSEYEVWKGDWTDDEMVELNKLLSDFELL; encoded by the exons ATGGAACCAACTTGCGCGGCTTGTGCCATGGAATGGAGCATCCAACTTGAGAAGGGCCTCCGTTCTAGTAAACCAG GTGTACCTGTCAAAGCCATATTGCAAATGGGGCCCCACCTTCAGCATTGGAGTAGAGAGCTCGAGTCTGGTATTGTTTCCAATGCCATGTTTGACCTTGTGCCAGGTGAAGATGAGCTATTTGCTAATGCCATCCTCTTACGCCTCGCTGATGCCTTCAGGGGGGGTAACAAAGAAATCAGGCTTTCTGTTGTCAGAGTTTTCTTGATCGAGCAAAAGCACCACAATAACAGGAAGCACAAGCAGTGTAAAGGGTTGTTGTCAATGGCTAGAGTAGCTAACCACTTGGAGTTGTTGAAGCGGGTGAAGTCTGTTTTCAATGACGGAGATTCAGTGTCCAAGGCATTGGCTCTTATTCTGTTTGGTTGTTGGGCTGATTTTGCCAATGACAATGCTCAGATACGATACTTGATACTTTCCAGCCTTGTTTCTCCGCATTATTGTGAG GTAAGAGCATCATTGTTTGCTACCGGTTGCTTTTGTGAGATATCAGATGATTTTGCATGTATTACATTGGAGATGCTGTTTAACATGATGAATTCACCTGCAGTATCGTTGCCTATAAAGTCAGCTGCAGCACGAGTTTTTGCAAAATTCAAGTGCTCATATTCAGTTGCAAAGAAAGCGTATAAG ATTGGTCTAGAGCTGATATCAAGTTCTTCAAATGAAGATATTCTTGTTATCATGCTACTCTCACTTTCAAAACTAGCATCTGTTTCTACACTTCTTACCTCCAATCAT GTGGAGTTCCTTATTTCATTTCAGGAACGACAGTTAACTTCGCATGTACAAGAAACGACTTTAAGATGCATACATTTTTTATCCAGAAATAATCCATCTCTAAAGCTTTACTGTAATACGTCCTTTGAAGTCCCAGATGGAAATGGTGTAGAACTCACCCCATCTGAATATGAAGTTTGGAAAGGTGATTGGACAGATGATGAAATGGTTGAACTGAACAAATTGTTATCGGATTTCGAATTACTTTAA
- the LOC101506989 gene encoding uncharacterized protein isoform X1 — MDIVWPCFHLVYVCFGILDTRESTMEPTCAACAMEWSIQLEKGLRSSKPGVPVKAILQMGPHLQHWSRELESGIVSNAMFDLVPGEDELFANAILLRLADAFRGGNKEIRLSVVRVFLIEQKHHNNRKHKQCKGLLSMARVANHLELLKRVKSVFNDGDSVSKALALILFGCWADFANDNAQIRYLILSSLVSPHYCEVRASLFATGCFCEISDDFACITLEMLFNMMNSPAVSLPIKSAAARVFAKFKCSYSVAKKAYKIGLELISSSSNEDILVIMLLSLSKLASVSTLLTSNHVEFLISFQERQLTSHVQETTLRCIHFLSRNNPSLKLYCNTSFEVPDGNGVELTPSEYEVWKGDWTDDEMVELNKLLSDFELL; from the exons ATGGACATTGTATGGCCTTGCTTTCATCTTGTTTATGTTTGCTTTGGAA TTTTAGATACAAGAGAATCTACCATGGAACCAACTTGCGCGGCTTGTGCCATGGAATGGAGCATCCAACTTGAGAAGGGCCTCCGTTCTAGTAAACCAG GTGTACCTGTCAAAGCCATATTGCAAATGGGGCCCCACCTTCAGCATTGGAGTAGAGAGCTCGAGTCTGGTATTGTTTCCAATGCCATGTTTGACCTTGTGCCAGGTGAAGATGAGCTATTTGCTAATGCCATCCTCTTACGCCTCGCTGATGCCTTCAGGGGGGGTAACAAAGAAATCAGGCTTTCTGTTGTCAGAGTTTTCTTGATCGAGCAAAAGCACCACAATAACAGGAAGCACAAGCAGTGTAAAGGGTTGTTGTCAATGGCTAGAGTAGCTAACCACTTGGAGTTGTTGAAGCGGGTGAAGTCTGTTTTCAATGACGGAGATTCAGTGTCCAAGGCATTGGCTCTTATTCTGTTTGGTTGTTGGGCTGATTTTGCCAATGACAATGCTCAGATACGATACTTGATACTTTCCAGCCTTGTTTCTCCGCATTATTGTGAG GTAAGAGCATCATTGTTTGCTACCGGTTGCTTTTGTGAGATATCAGATGATTTTGCATGTATTACATTGGAGATGCTGTTTAACATGATGAATTCACCTGCAGTATCGTTGCCTATAAAGTCAGCTGCAGCACGAGTTTTTGCAAAATTCAAGTGCTCATATTCAGTTGCAAAGAAAGCGTATAAG ATTGGTCTAGAGCTGATATCAAGTTCTTCAAATGAAGATATTCTTGTTATCATGCTACTCTCACTTTCAAAACTAGCATCTGTTTCTACACTTCTTACCTCCAATCAT GTGGAGTTCCTTATTTCATTTCAGGAACGACAGTTAACTTCGCATGTACAAGAAACGACTTTAAGATGCATACATTTTTTATCCAGAAATAATCCATCTCTAAAGCTTTACTGTAATACGTCCTTTGAAGTCCCAGATGGAAATGGTGTAGAACTCACCCCATCTGAATATGAAGTTTGGAAAGGTGATTGGACAGATGATGAAATGGTTGAACTGAACAAATTGTTATCGGATTTCGAATTACTTTAA
- the LOC101506989 gene encoding uncharacterized protein isoform X2 yields MEFGRASSFFFFLDTRESTMEPTCAACAMEWSIQLEKGLRSSKPGVPVKAILQMGPHLQHWSRELESGIVSNAMFDLVPGEDELFANAILLRLADAFRGGNKEIRLSVVRVFLIEQKHHNNRKHKQCKGLLSMARVANHLELLKRVKSVFNDGDSVSKALALILFGCWADFANDNAQIRYLILSSLVSPHYCEVRASLFATGCFCEISDDFACITLEMLFNMMNSPAVSLPIKSAAARVFAKFKCSYSVAKKAYKIGLELISSSSNEDILVIMLLSLSKLASVSTLLTSNHVEFLISFQERQLTSHVQETTLRCIHFLSRNNPSLKLYCNTSFEVPDGNGVELTPSEYEVWKGDWTDDEMVELNKLLSDFELL; encoded by the exons ATGGAGTTCGGTAGAGCTTcaagttttttctttt TTTTAGATACAAGAGAATCTACCATGGAACCAACTTGCGCGGCTTGTGCCATGGAATGGAGCATCCAACTTGAGAAGGGCCTCCGTTCTAGTAAACCAG GTGTACCTGTCAAAGCCATATTGCAAATGGGGCCCCACCTTCAGCATTGGAGTAGAGAGCTCGAGTCTGGTATTGTTTCCAATGCCATGTTTGACCTTGTGCCAGGTGAAGATGAGCTATTTGCTAATGCCATCCTCTTACGCCTCGCTGATGCCTTCAGGGGGGGTAACAAAGAAATCAGGCTTTCTGTTGTCAGAGTTTTCTTGATCGAGCAAAAGCACCACAATAACAGGAAGCACAAGCAGTGTAAAGGGTTGTTGTCAATGGCTAGAGTAGCTAACCACTTGGAGTTGTTGAAGCGGGTGAAGTCTGTTTTCAATGACGGAGATTCAGTGTCCAAGGCATTGGCTCTTATTCTGTTTGGTTGTTGGGCTGATTTTGCCAATGACAATGCTCAGATACGATACTTGATACTTTCCAGCCTTGTTTCTCCGCATTATTGTGAG GTAAGAGCATCATTGTTTGCTACCGGTTGCTTTTGTGAGATATCAGATGATTTTGCATGTATTACATTGGAGATGCTGTTTAACATGATGAATTCACCTGCAGTATCGTTGCCTATAAAGTCAGCTGCAGCACGAGTTTTTGCAAAATTCAAGTGCTCATATTCAGTTGCAAAGAAAGCGTATAAG ATTGGTCTAGAGCTGATATCAAGTTCTTCAAATGAAGATATTCTTGTTATCATGCTACTCTCACTTTCAAAACTAGCATCTGTTTCTACACTTCTTACCTCCAATCAT GTGGAGTTCCTTATTTCATTTCAGGAACGACAGTTAACTTCGCATGTACAAGAAACGACTTTAAGATGCATACATTTTTTATCCAGAAATAATCCATCTCTAAAGCTTTACTGTAATACGTCCTTTGAAGTCCCAGATGGAAATGGTGTAGAACTCACCCCATCTGAATATGAAGTTTGGAAAGGTGATTGGACAGATGATGAAATGGTTGAACTGAACAAATTGTTATCGGATTTCGAATTACTTTAA
- the LOC101507941 gene encoding uncharacterized protein — MDIELSITPAAAHRTSDEVIFADTVFGFWEEFQDSSENSSNSSNDEEIDDDDDEEEDDSICPIEKNKTFWEEQDQLLKATLCRSSSRETKIRQATKEALKELNMSEMLCMCRRPVVEAKSCRNCLRREICKRLSNLGYNSSICKSKWSNSSEIPSGEHTYLEVTENSSNIKRGVIKVVIELNFRAEFEMARGNEEYNQLVKRLPEVFVGKAERLRVFVKIMCSAAKKCMKEKKLHLGPWRKQKYMLAKWDGKCDTSLLEPLPTLCSTRPRKPKASMLTFDLLENIVAHHCTAVQVI; from the exons ATGGACATAGAATTATCAATTACTCCGGCCGCCGCTCACCGGACCTCCGACGAGGTCATTTTTGCCGACACGGTTTTTGGATTTTGGGAGGAATTTCAAGATTCATCAGAAAATTCATCCAATTCCAGCAACGATGAGGAAATCGACGATGACgacgatgaagaagaagatgatagCATTTGTCCTATTGAAAAGAATAAAACTTTTTGGGAAGAACAAGACCAACTTCTCAAG GCAACTTTGTGTAGGAGTAGCTCACGTGAGACAAAGATTAGACAAGCAACAAAGGAGGCTCTTAAGGAATTGAACATGTCAGAGATGTTATGCATGTGCCGGCGGCCGGTGGTGGAAGCTAAGAGCTGCCGGAATTGTTTGCGTAGAGAAATTTGTAAACGATTATCGAACCTTGGCTACAATTCTTCCATTTGCAAATCTAAATGGAGTAATTCATCGGAGATTCCATCGG GGGAGCATACTTATTTGGAAGTGACGGAAAATTCATCAAACATTAAAAGAGGAGTAATAAAGGTGgttattgaattgaattttagAGCTGAATTTGAGATGGCACGTGGTAACGAAGAATACAACCAATTAGTGAAACGATTACCGGAAGTATTTGTTGGAAAAGCAGAGAGATTAAGAGTATTTGTTAAGATAATGTGTTCAGCTGCTAAAAAATGCATGAAGGAGAAGAAATTACACTTAGGACCATGGAGGAAACAAAAGTATATGCTAGCTAAGTGGGATGGAAAATGTGATACCTCTCTTTTGGAACCATTGCCTACACTTTGCTCAACTAGGCCACGGAAACCTAAGGCTTCAATGCTTACTTTtgatttattagaaaatattgtGGCTCATCATTGTACCGCAGTTCAAGTTATATGA